TCCCTGTCTGTCGGGCCCCAAAGCCCACGTTCttcattttacatgtgaggaaacatgcaaggtggggagagggtgtCAAGGAAAAAGGACTGACCCAAAATGGGCCAGCTGCTTTGTGACTGTCCCAGGGCTGGCAGCCCTTTTGGATGGGCCCCCCCAAGGTAGTGTCCACCCCACAAAACACTGCCTCCCTTTGGAACTAAAGTGACCTCTGGCAAGGCCCCTTCGCCCTCTGCGTTGTCTGATGTGACCTCTGGGAGGATGCGGTAGACTGCAGGAAGTAGATTCTGCCCACACGTGCTGGGCACGCATTAACCCTCTCCAGTCTTTTCTGTCTTGTCACCACAGAGCCTGCACAGCAACCAGAGTGAATAGAGGAGAGACATCAACGTGATCAGTGTTCCTCCCAGCTGGAAGCGACTCCAGACCTTCAGGAGCTCTCCATGGATTTTTAACCGCTCTTTGCTACTGCCTTGgccattttatttgaaataaatattcaagatTGACCTCCCCtacacttctttctttttgctaCACCCACCAGTACAAGATTTCATTGCAATTTTGAAAGGCTCAAAAAATGGAGATTCCTGCCTCATTCAAACCCTTGACTTAACAAGGACCATTTCGGGCAGAATCAGAAAAAGGAATGTGATAGGAACACAAGCGTTTTATTTATCCCCCTGcaacttccctctctctttcatttgACTTTCCCCCCATGAAGATGAATACAGACATATTACAACGGACCCCGGCTTTACTCCCAGCTTCAAACGACGAGTCAGAGCAGTTTGGTGAAGACAAAAGGGAACAAGTGGGCACCGTGAGGAGCAAAGTGATGTTTCTCAGGAGGCCTGATCTCAGTTGTCAAAGTCTCTGTCACCAAACCACACTCCAGGGCCCAGAGTCCTCCCACCTGCCTGAATCCAACAGCAGATGATTTCAGGCCACAGAGGCTCCCAGAGTGGGTATTGTGGGTTGCAGTGGCCCTGGTCCGTGGGCTGAGTGCCTCTTAGGGGTCCTGTCCAGAGGGCTCCCTGAGGCCACACTGAGCCCTCCCTGTGGCCGGTGGAGTCAGCGCAACTTTTACTGATCCTTCTGCTCACTGTCTGTGCACAGTGCTGTCACTTCTACTCCTGAGTGACAGAAGCACTTCAGGTTTGGGAGTGAGCGGTCTGTGTCTTTCTGGATGAGAAGAGGATGGGAGGAGATTGGCAGGAAAGAGGAGACAAAAGTGAGATGCGGAAAGGTGGATTGAATCAACCTTGCCCGAGGAGGAAGTGTCCAGAGGAAGCTGGAGGAATGGAGGAAGCAATGCAAAGCCTGAGGTTCTTACAATGGCTAGAGAGAGATCCCTCAGCAAAGCATGAAGCTGGGGCAGCATGCGGGGGTGGCTGGAGCACCTGGGCCCCCGCCCCTCACTTGGGGACCAGCATGCGGACGAACTCCTCATAGTTCACCTGCCCATCCCCATCCACATCGGCTGCCCGGATCATCTTGTCCACCTCCTCTTTGGTCAGCTTCTCTCCCAGCCTGGTTGTCATGTGCCGTAGCTCAGCCGTGCTGATGAAGCCGTTGCCATCCTTGTCGAACATGCGGAAGGCCTCCCGGATCTCTTCCTCACTGTCCCTGTCCTTCATCTTCTTGGCCATCATGTCCAGGAACTCAGGGAAGTCCACGGTCCTGTTGCCGTCATGGTCGACCTTGCTCACCATGCCCTGTAGCTCGGCCTCTGTGGGGCTCTGGCCTAGGGACCGCATGACAGTGCCCAGCTCCTGGGTGGTGATGATGCCATCCCCATCCTTGTCGAACAGGGCGAAGGCCTCCATGAAGACGGCCACCTGCTCCTCTGTCAGCTCATCAGCCATGGGAGgtgtggggtggtggtggaggtgtgGGGTGGTGGTGCAGGTGTGGATGCGTGCGGGTCCCCAACTCTGGTCTCAGCTGGGCTCCTCTCCCAACTCTGGAGGACTGGTGCTGATACCAGGGGGCCAGTCGGCTGGTGTTCTAGCCCTGGCTTGACTTGCTGGTGCTTAAGAAGGAGCAGGCTTCTCCCTCACCATTCAGACTCCCCGCCCTGTGGTTGCCTGAAGGCCAAGTCCTGTTTGAACAGGAACAAGGCTGGTTCCCTGGGACCAGGAACAAGGCTGGTCAGCTAATTGAGCTGACACTAGCATCTCTGTGTGGGCAGTCGGCTCCCCACACTGCCGTCACTCAGAGCTGCCAGGAGCCACTGCAAGGATACCTTCAATGAAGGCGTGGTAGACAACCCATACAGAGATTAATTTGGGTTTTTCCTCCTTgaattttccctttcctctctctcctctccaatcTTCACACCCTTCACTCAATAAAATAACCGGTTGAGGTTTTGGGCAGGGTGAAAAGCAGAAGTTGTCTTTGCCTGGAAGGAATTTCCTTTCCTAGTCTTTAGTTCCCAAAGCCTGAAAGGCTGAGGGCTCCCAAGAGGGtttcaaagaaggaagaaaagggttTTCTTCACTTAGAAGCTGACTGTCTTCTTATCTTCAGAAAAACATGAATGGAGAAGGATTTTCTCCAatcgttcattcactcattcaatcatagatgtttattgagggcctactacgTTCAGGTGCTGCTCTGGAAGCTGGGAATAGAGCCATGAACTGGACAGGCAACCCTCAGTCCTCGAGAAGCTGATATTCCATCCATGAGACAGCTAGTTAGCAAGTAAACTAACAAAGAAACCAAGGCAGGATAATTAGATCTTTTTGATGAATGCCCTGAAGGAATCAAACAGCTAATGCGAAGAGAACATGGGGAGGTGACTACTATAGCAATGGTCAAGGATGGCTTCTCTGCAGAGTTGCACCTGAGGGTGGCCTGAAGGGGGAGAGGGGGCTTTCCAGGTGGGAGGCTGAGCCGGCTCAAGAGTCCAGGAGTGGGAGAGGGCTTGGCATGGCCAGGGGACACAGACGTGGCTGCAGCCCGAGAGAAGAAGGAGATAAGGAAGGCTGGACAAGTGAGGCTTTGCAGAATGCGGTGAGGAATTCGCATTTTATTCTCTGGTTGATGCGAACCCCAGATGTTTTAAGCAAAGGCATGTCTGAAGCTCTGAGGCCCTGGTTTGTGGGGAGCCAGAGCTGAAGTAAGGGGTATTTTTAAGAGTACAAAGATTCAGCTCCCAACCCCCAGGAAGCATGGGGAACTGACCACTGAGTAAGAAGAGGTTGATTTGCTTGTGGGAACCTATGAAAATCCAAGCTGGAGAGTCCCGGAAGAGCTGACAcgatattgaaggagaagaacaatgTGGGAGGGTTGACACCTCCTGACTTCAAGACtaactataaagctacagtaaataAGATGGTGTGGTATTGGCCAgagaatagacacatagatcaatgggaacagaatagagagcccagaaacagacccacacaaatagtcaactgatctttgaaaaaggagcaaaggcaatacaacgGGGAAAAGAAAGcgtttccaacaaatggtgctgaaacaactgtgtccctccaaaataAATATGCTGAACCCTAACCCCCAAAGGGGGCAATAgcagcaggaggcagaaggagagccCTGGACATGGGCATGTAACTGATGCAGTGTCCTGGAGAaccaagggctggccccatgggagGACCTGGGCCTGAGACAGTCCCACTGATGGATGGAGACTGCAAGGCCGGACAAG
The DNA window shown above is from Equus przewalskii isolate Varuska chromosome 30, EquPr2, whole genome shotgun sequence and carries:
- the LOC103548886 gene encoding calmodulin-like protein 3 — translated: MADELTEEQVAVFMEAFALFDKDGDGIITTQELGTVMRSLGQSPTEAELQGMVSKVDHDGNRTVDFPEFLDMMAKKMKDRDSEEEIREAFRMFDKDGNGFISTAELRHMTTRLGEKLTKEEVDKMIRAADVDGDGQVNYEEFVRMLVPK